A section of the Dermacoccus nishinomiyaensis genome encodes:
- a CDS encoding aminopeptidase P family protein, giving the protein MSEKQQTAEHRSRPGGAAFREFVASGWAPRGTEPTPRAEVADLTPARREALSAAFEGARLVVPAGGLKVRSNDCDYVFRPHTAFAWLTGLGADREPDAVFVLEPLAEGGHEAQIFFRPLAGRDTEEFFGDSRYGEFWVGARPTLEDMANELGITARHIDEFPDAAAKDAGATEVLVVRDADVDVTAQVEQIRAHLDEATAEKAQERDLELGRWLSTARLTKDAWEVGQIREACDATARGFEAVVADLPEAVRRGRGERWVEGVFGLHARHAGNGVGYDSICASGDHANTLHWIKNTGDVKDGDLILVDAGVEVDSLFTADVTRTLPVNGTYSPAQREVYEAVLAAQEAGLAAAKPGAKFSDVHAATIRVIAERLHGWGLLPDGVDVEATLDPENGQFHRRWMVHGTSHHLGLDVHDCALARKEDYMDAELKPGMIITIEPGLYFKADDELVPDRFRGVGVRIEDDILITEDGNENLSASLPRDPDDVEAWMRDVWSR; this is encoded by the coding sequence GTGAGTGAGAAGCAGCAGACAGCAGAGCACCGCAGCCGCCCGGGTGGGGCGGCCTTCCGAGAGTTCGTCGCCTCCGGGTGGGCGCCGCGCGGCACCGAGCCGACGCCCCGCGCCGAGGTCGCCGACCTGACGCCCGCGCGACGCGAGGCCCTCTCGGCGGCCTTCGAGGGGGCCCGTCTCGTCGTGCCCGCCGGCGGGTTGAAGGTGCGCAGCAACGATTGTGACTACGTGTTCCGCCCGCACACCGCGTTCGCGTGGCTGACGGGTCTCGGCGCGGACCGCGAGCCGGACGCCGTCTTCGTCCTGGAGCCGCTGGCCGAGGGCGGGCACGAGGCGCAGATCTTCTTCCGCCCGCTCGCCGGGCGCGACACCGAGGAGTTCTTCGGTGACAGCCGCTACGGCGAGTTCTGGGTCGGTGCGCGACCGACGCTCGAGGACATGGCGAACGAGCTCGGCATCACCGCTCGTCACATCGATGAGTTCCCCGACGCTGCGGCCAAGGACGCGGGCGCGACGGAGGTGCTCGTCGTACGTGACGCTGACGTCGACGTCACGGCGCAGGTCGAGCAGATCCGCGCCCACCTCGACGAGGCCACCGCCGAGAAGGCGCAGGAGCGCGATCTGGAGCTCGGCCGGTGGCTGTCGACGGCGCGGTTGACGAAGGATGCGTGGGAGGTCGGCCAGATACGCGAGGCGTGCGACGCGACCGCGCGCGGGTTCGAGGCCGTCGTCGCCGATCTGCCGGAGGCGGTGCGTCGCGGGCGCGGTGAGCGCTGGGTCGAGGGTGTCTTCGGCCTGCATGCACGCCATGCGGGCAACGGCGTCGGCTACGACTCGATCTGTGCGAGCGGTGATCACGCGAATACGTTGCACTGGATCAAGAACACGGGCGACGTCAAGGACGGCGACCTCATCCTCGTCGACGCGGGCGTCGAGGTCGACTCGCTGTTCACCGCTGACGTGACGCGCACCCTGCCCGTCAACGGCACGTACTCCCCTGCGCAGCGTGAGGTGTACGAGGCGGTGCTCGCGGCGCAGGAGGCTGGGCTCGCGGCGGCGAAGCCGGGCGCGAAGTTCTCGGACGTGCATGCCGCGACGATCCGCGTCATCGCGGAGCGTTTGCACGGCTGGGGTCTGCTGCCTGACGGCGTCGACGTCGAGGCGACGCTCGACCCGGAGAACGGCCAGTTCCACCGTCGGTGGATGGTGCACGGTACGAGCCACCACCTCGGCCTCGACGTCCACGACTGCGCCCTTGCGCGCAAGGAGGACTACATGGACGCCGAGTTGAAGCCGGGCATGATCATCACGATCGAGCCGGGCCTGTACTTCAAGGCGGACGACGAGTTGGTGCCGGATCGTTTCCGCGGCGTCGGTGTGCGTATCGAGGACGACATCCTCATCACGGAGGACGGCAACGAGAACCTGTCGGCGTCGCTGCCGCGCGACCCCGACGACGTCGAGGCCTGGATGCGCGACGTCTGGAGCCGGTGA
- a CDS encoding threonine/serine exporter family protein yields the protein MVNPDGPQATPTPPSATPLPAPRRAAPSSPESRPVQAHPTKPAAATTSAPRMPRTGATRVRGRAMSVIRPSGPPTKPISVRGTNDRVSEWHTRAVIDFCLRLGEAMLVTGASVADTTASLLRVGRAYGLQGAHVDITYTSVTISMHRGVHRDPITVMRIIAHFGTDYSRLEALHALVRDIARDPDDPGEIDDNLYTLERILEQPHVYRRGVITIAWALMGAGVAMLLGGSTAMVLVAGLSTAVVDRIQYAVARAGVSAFFGQMLGAMFATAIAVGLLVVHQHAETIMWLGQVRPSLVVASSVVVLLAGMSVVTAAQDTLDGFYLTAGARTYEVVLLTGGVVAGVLLVLSIAQRFGVDLVIVERSSSFAGSVLTQIVAAALIAGAFAVSAYCAPRTVLAAVLTGGFSWLLFGTLMWGVGTSEPVAAGGAALVVGALAPFVGTRVHVPSIALITAGIVPLLPGQAVYWGIMMFITEGENTLWQTTLLNAVLMGLTLSVGVSLGTLLGRQVSAGADSLTARVVRRTVSETTNDTAA from the coding sequence ATGGTGAATCCCGACGGCCCCCAGGCCACCCCGACACCGCCGTCGGCGACCCCGTTGCCGGCGCCGCGTCGTGCCGCGCCGAGCAGCCCCGAGAGCCGCCCTGTGCAGGCCCACCCCACGAAACCCGCCGCGGCCACGACGAGCGCCCCGCGGATGCCACGTACCGGCGCGACGCGGGTGCGCGGTCGGGCGATGTCCGTCATCCGTCCGAGCGGGCCGCCGACGAAGCCGATCTCGGTGCGCGGCACCAACGACCGCGTCTCCGAGTGGCACACGCGCGCCGTCATCGACTTCTGCCTCCGCCTCGGAGAGGCGATGCTCGTCACCGGCGCATCCGTGGCCGACACCACCGCGTCGCTGCTGCGCGTCGGGCGCGCCTACGGGCTCCAGGGCGCGCACGTCGACATCACCTACACGTCCGTCACGATCTCGATGCATCGCGGCGTGCACCGCGACCCGATCACCGTCATGCGCATCATCGCGCACTTCGGCACCGACTACTCGCGGCTCGAGGCGTTGCACGCCCTCGTGCGCGACATCGCCCGCGACCCCGACGACCCGGGCGAGATCGACGACAACCTCTACACCCTCGAACGCATCCTCGAGCAACCGCACGTGTACCGCCGCGGCGTCATCACCATCGCGTGGGCGCTCATGGGAGCAGGCGTCGCGATGCTGCTCGGCGGCAGCACGGCCATGGTCCTCGTCGCCGGGCTGTCCACGGCGGTCGTCGACCGCATCCAGTACGCCGTCGCGCGCGCCGGTGTCTCCGCGTTCTTCGGGCAGATGCTCGGTGCGATGTTCGCGACGGCTATCGCCGTCGGCCTGCTCGTCGTCCACCAACACGCGGAGACGATCATGTGGCTCGGACAGGTGAGACCCTCCCTGGTCGTCGCCTCCAGCGTCGTCGTGCTCCTCGCAGGCATGAGCGTCGTGACGGCTGCGCAGGACACACTCGACGGCTTCTACCTGACCGCCGGCGCGCGCACCTATGAGGTCGTCCTGCTCACCGGCGGCGTCGTCGCGGGCGTGCTGCTCGTCCTGAGCATCGCCCAGCGCTTCGGCGTCGACCTCGTCATCGTCGAACGCTCCAGCAGCTTCGCCGGCTCTGTTCTCACCCAGATCGTGGCAGCCGCACTCATCGCCGGTGCCTTCGCCGTCTCCGCGTACTGCGCTCCGCGCACCGTGCTCGCCGCCGTTCTCACCGGCGGATTCTCGTGGCTGCTGTTCGGGACGCTCATGTGGGGTGTCGGCACCAGCGAGCCCGTCGCCGCAGGAGGTGCGGCCCTCGTCGTCGGGGCGCTGGCACCATTCGTGGGGACACGGGTGCACGTGCCGAGCATCGCACTGATCACCGCGGGCATCGTGCCCTTGCTGCCGGGGCAGGCGGTCTACTGGGGCATCATGATGTTCATCACCGAGGGCGAGAACACCCTGTGGCAGACCACTCTGCTCAACGCCGTCCTCATGGGCCTCACGCTGTCAGTCGGGGTGTCGCTCGGCACGCTGCTCGGCCGTCAGGTCAGCGCGGGCGCCGACTCGCTCACCGCGCGCGTCGTGCGACGAACCGTCAGCGAGACGACGAACGACACCGCCGCCTGA
- a CDS encoding PHP domain-containing protein codes for MRIDLHTHSNRSDGTTSPADVVAQASEAGLDVVALTDHDTTRGWDDAADAARRVGIDVVRGIEISCRHRGISIHLLAYLPAPEGELFDEMERARESRVTRAERMVERLGRDVPITYEQVLAQAGPDATIGRPHIADALVANGVVPDRSTAFEHLLSNSGPYHVGHYAIDPVRAVTLVRAAGGVPVMAHPFADVRGRVVDDAVIEEMIDAGLLGLEAHHRDHTPEQVRHARDLARTHDLLVTGSSDYHGDGKPNRLGENTTEPDQYERLVALATSDVGVVRGR; via the coding sequence ATGCGTATCGACCTGCACACCCACTCGAACCGCAGCGACGGCACGACGAGCCCCGCCGACGTCGTCGCGCAGGCCTCGGAGGCGGGGCTCGACGTCGTCGCGCTCACCGACCACGACACGACCCGCGGGTGGGACGACGCCGCCGACGCCGCGCGCCGCGTCGGCATCGACGTCGTACGGGGCATCGAGATCTCCTGCCGCCATCGTGGCATCAGCATCCACCTGCTCGCCTACCTTCCGGCTCCCGAGGGAGAGCTGTTCGACGAGATGGAACGTGCCCGCGAGTCGCGGGTGACGCGCGCCGAGCGCATGGTCGAGCGGCTCGGACGCGACGTGCCGATCACGTACGAGCAGGTGCTCGCGCAGGCGGGGCCGGACGCGACGATCGGGCGCCCCCACATCGCCGATGCGCTCGTCGCGAACGGCGTCGTGCCCGATCGCAGCACCGCCTTCGAGCACCTGTTGAGCAATTCGGGCCCCTACCACGTCGGTCACTACGCCATCGACCCGGTGCGCGCCGTCACCCTCGTGCGGGCGGCCGGCGGGGTGCCCGTCATGGCGCACCCCTTCGCGGACGTCCGTGGACGCGTCGTCGACGACGCCGTCATCGAGGAGATGATCGACGCCGGGTTGCTCGGCCTCGAGGCCCACCACCGCGACCACACGCCCGAGCAGGTGCGCCACGCCCGCGACCTCGCGCGGACGCACGATCTGCTCGTCACCGGCTCGAGCGATTACCACGGCGACGGCAAGCCGAATCGACTGGGGGAGAACACGACCGAGCCCGACCAGTACGAACGCCTCGTCGCGCTCGCGACGAGTGACGTGGGAGTCGTGCGCGGGCGCTGA
- a CDS encoding DcrB/PsbP domain-containing protein produces the protein MVKQGPLDMTPRALRRSLRRAACGVAALVTATGLVALSACSSGADPKDVSATQTPFSASSSATTASSNPSAITSPSPGSVVSSDGAFNFVVPAGWNLTSQPKSVAYLSSSTLAHDVAPTIVVARSSVTPAPELAGTLRRASLQAKQSGASVAALPDRTVGGEKAVGFTATSTEKNVDLKRSYVMLAHDKVLYSVTLTGAKADAARDESALTALLASWSWTKKGDAGSTASGTTPAAVPTTSVAPSSSGASSSGASSAPASSSAASKRAQSWGTARPPSATASSTAR, from the coding sequence ATGGTGAAGCAGGGCCCCCTCGACATGACCCCGCGTGCGCTCCGCCGCTCGCTCCGTCGGGCCGCATGCGGCGTCGCAGCGCTCGTCACGGCCACCGGCCTCGTCGCGTTGAGTGCGTGCAGCTCGGGAGCCGACCCCAAGGACGTCTCGGCGACCCAGACCCCGTTCAGCGCGAGCTCCTCGGCGACGACGGCGTCGTCCAACCCGAGTGCCATCACCTCCCCCAGCCCCGGGTCCGTCGTCAGCTCGGACGGCGCGTTCAACTTCGTCGTGCCGGCTGGGTGGAATCTCACGTCCCAGCCGAAATCGGTCGCCTACCTGTCGTCGTCGACTCTCGCGCACGACGTCGCGCCCACGATCGTCGTCGCGCGTTCCAGCGTCACGCCTGCGCCCGAGCTGGCGGGCACGCTGCGCCGGGCGTCGCTGCAGGCCAAGCAGAGCGGCGCATCGGTGGCCGCCCTGCCCGACCGCACCGTCGGCGGTGAGAAGGCCGTCGGCTTCACGGCGACCTCGACGGAGAAGAACGTCGACCTCAAGCGCAGCTACGTGATGCTCGCGCACGACAAGGTGCTGTACTCCGTCACCCTGACCGGCGCGAAGGCTGACGCCGCCCGCGACGAGTCGGCGTTGACGGCGCTGCTCGCCAGCTGGTCGTGGACCAAGAAGGGCGACGCCGGCTCGACGGCCAGTGGCACGACTCCGGCGGCGGTACCGACGACGAGCGTCGCGCCGTCGTCGTCGGGCGCATCGTCGTCGGGTGCGTCCTCGGCGCCGGCCTCGTCATCCGCAGCATCGAAGCGCGCCCAGAGCTGGGGCACCGCCCGCCCGCCCAGCGCAACCGCCTCGAGCACGGCCCGCTGA
- a CDS encoding AI-2E family transporter has protein sequence MPASPPDPALTPPAADDSTPLPADSASPPSTPPEERDELTLDARNRDARVEKQDPHEPESRASEDRSRIISDGFASFARWSLRISIIIVTFYLVWRALTPFWVIILPLILGLFITTVLWPPAAWLRRRGVRPALAALSSVLGGLLVVGGIIAAIVPTVAAEAPELARKSMEGVSQIQRWLQGPPLKIPATQIDNAVNVINEKLKTSGDAIASGVFSGVTTVGSILVTLVLSLILAFFFIKDGDRFLPWVRLVTGERTGAHVTEVFTRAWQTLSGFIRTQAIVSAIDSVCIGIGLIACGVPLALPLCVITFFGGFIPIVGATVAGALAVLVALVTKGVTTAIIVLVIIILVQQLEGHILQPLLQSRSMSLHPVLVLLGIAAGSEDHGVIGGFLAVPVVATLAVLFRYIGEQVDLRSGTVTVADLEYRTDRGRIAALRTERLRRLGEWGARETDEEKASREAVADGDGDALAASTTKQPTHGLGAVVSALRSRLKR, from the coding sequence ATGCCTGCCTCACCTCCGGACCCGGCCCTGACGCCGCCCGCGGCCGATGACTCGACGCCGCTACCGGCCGATTCCGCCTCGCCTCCGTCCACCCCGCCCGAAGAGCGCGACGAGCTGACGCTCGACGCACGCAACCGCGATGCCCGCGTCGAGAAGCAGGACCCGCACGAGCCCGAGTCACGGGCGTCCGAGGACCGCTCGCGCATCATCTCGGACGGTTTCGCCTCGTTCGCGCGCTGGTCGTTGCGGATCAGCATCATCATCGTCACGTTCTATCTCGTGTGGCGAGCGCTCACACCGTTCTGGGTCATCATCCTGCCGCTGATCCTCGGTCTCTTCATCACGACCGTCCTGTGGCCGCCTGCCGCCTGGTTGCGTCGCCGCGGCGTGCGCCCCGCCCTGGCGGCGCTCTCGAGCGTGCTCGGCGGATTGCTCGTCGTCGGTGGCATCATCGCCGCGATCGTCCCGACCGTCGCAGCCGAGGCGCCCGAGCTGGCACGCAAGTCGATGGAGGGCGTCTCCCAGATCCAACGCTGGTTGCAGGGCCCGCCGTTGAAGATCCCGGCGACCCAGATCGACAACGCAGTCAACGTGATCAACGAGAAGCTCAAGACGTCGGGCGATGCCATCGCCTCGGGCGTCTTCAGCGGCGTGACGACGGTCGGCAGCATCCTCGTCACCCTCGTCCTCAGCCTCATCCTCGCGTTCTTCTTCATCAAGGACGGGGACCGCTTCCTACCGTGGGTGCGGCTCGTCACGGGTGAGCGCACCGGCGCTCACGTCACCGAGGTGTTCACCCGCGCGTGGCAGACCCTGTCCGGGTTCATCCGCACCCAGGCGATCGTCTCGGCCATCGACTCGGTCTGCATCGGCATCGGTCTCATCGCATGCGGTGTGCCGCTGGCCCTGCCGCTGTGCGTCATCACGTTCTTCGGCGGGTTCATCCCGATCGTCGGTGCGACGGTCGCCGGCGCACTCGCCGTCCTCGTCGCGCTGGTGACGAAGGGGGTGACGACAGCGATCATCGTCCTCGTCATCATCATCCTCGTGCAGCAGCTCGAGGGGCACATCCTGCAGCCGCTGCTGCAGAGCCGCTCGATGTCGTTGCACCCTGTCCTCGTGCTGCTCGGCATCGCGGCCGGCTCCGAGGACCATGGCGTCATCGGCGGTTTCCTCGCCGTCCCCGTCGTCGCGACGCTGGCGGTGCTGTTCCGCTACATCGGTGAACAGGTGGACCTGCGCTCCGGCACCGTCACCGTCGCCGACCTCGAGTACCGCACCGATCGAGGGCGCATCGCGGCGCTGCGCACCGAGCGCCTCCGCCGCCTCGGCGAATGGGGCGCACGCGAGACCGACGAGGAGAAGGCTTCGCGCGAGGCCGTCGCGGACGGCGACGGCGACGCTCTCGCCGCCTCGACCACGAAGCAGCCCACGCATGGCCTGGGAGCCGTCGTGAGTGCGTTGCGTTCGCGCCTCAAACGCTGA
- a CDS encoding DEAD/DEAH box helicase: MINDNQPTAAELDSAGITSIEAEAAPEPIAEQTFADFGIHPDIVAALEEKGIVHPFPIQAMTLPVALSGHDIIGQARTGTGKTLGFGVPLLSRVTAPGETSKAAVPAPEGKPQAMVVVPTRELAVQVASDLEAAAKKRGIRIAQIYGGRAFEPQVERLEKGVEVIVGTPGRIIDLATRGHLDLAYVGCLVLDEADEMLDLGFLPDVEKILAMTPGGRQTMLFSATMPGAVVTLARRYMTQPTHIRAMQDDASEAETASNIEQFVYRAHAMDKVEMLARILQAKDRGLTIIFSRTKRTAAKVSDELISRGFAAAPLHGDLGQGAREQALRAFRSGKVDVLVATDVAARGIDVEDVTHVINYQCPEDEKTYVHRIGRTGRAGKTGIAVTLVDWDDLHRWALINKALDLGIPEPEETYSSSEHLFEDLEIPANATGSLPKSARTRQGLDAERVEDLGETGRSDSRQRGERRPRRDDERGRSGGRGGRSGGRGGERQASGGSSERRPRRDAASTEGSGGSSQPRRRRRRTRGGAGETSAAD; this comes from the coding sequence GTGATCAACGACAACCAGCCCACGGCTGCCGAGCTCGACTCCGCCGGCATCACCTCCATCGAGGCCGAAGCGGCCCCTGAGCCCATCGCCGAGCAGACATTCGCCGACTTCGGCATCCACCCCGACATCGTCGCCGCCCTCGAAGAGAAGGGGATCGTCCATCCCTTCCCCATCCAGGCGATGACGCTGCCCGTCGCGCTCTCGGGGCACGACATCATCGGCCAGGCGCGCACCGGCACCGGCAAGACCCTGGGCTTCGGAGTGCCGCTGCTCAGCCGCGTCACCGCGCCGGGTGAGACGTCGAAGGCCGCCGTCCCCGCGCCCGAGGGCAAGCCGCAGGCGATGGTCGTCGTCCCGACGCGCGAGCTCGCCGTCCAGGTCGCCTCCGACCTCGAGGCCGCCGCGAAGAAGCGCGGCATCCGCATCGCGCAGATCTACGGCGGTCGCGCGTTCGAGCCGCAGGTCGAGCGCCTCGAGAAAGGTGTCGAGGTCATCGTCGGCACGCCGGGTCGCATCATCGACCTCGCGACGCGTGGTCACCTCGACCTGGCGTACGTCGGCTGCCTCGTGCTCGACGAGGCCGACGAGATGCTCGACCTGGGCTTTCTGCCCGACGTCGAGAAGATCCTCGCGATGACGCCGGGTGGGCGTCAGACGATGCTGTTCTCCGCGACGATGCCGGGCGCCGTCGTCACCCTCGCGCGTCGTTACATGACGCAGCCGACGCACATCCGCGCCATGCAGGACGACGCGAGCGAGGCCGAGACGGCCTCCAACATCGAGCAGTTCGTCTACCGCGCGCACGCGATGGACAAGGTCGAGATGCTCGCCCGCATCCTGCAGGCGAAGGACCGCGGCCTGACGATCATCTTCAGCCGCACCAAGCGCACGGCCGCCAAGGTCTCCGACGAGCTCATCTCGCGCGGCTTCGCGGCCGCTCCGCTGCACGGCGACCTCGGCCAGGGCGCCCGAGAGCAGGCGCTGCGTGCGTTCCGTTCGGGCAAGGTCGACGTCCTCGTCGCGACCGACGTCGCCGCGCGCGGCATCGACGTCGAGGACGTCACGCACGTCATCAACTACCAGTGCCCGGAGGACGAGAAGACGTACGTCCACCGCATCGGCCGCACCGGCCGCGCGGGCAAGACGGGCATCGCCGTCACCCTCGTCGACTGGGACGACCTGCACCGCTGGGCGCTCATCAACAAGGCCCTCGACCTCGGCATCCCCGAACCCGAGGAGACGTACTCCAGCTCCGAGCACCTGTTCGAGGATCTCGAGATCCCCGCGAACGCGACCGGCAGCCTGCCCAAGTCGGCGCGCACCCGCCAAGGCCTCGACGCCGAGCGCGTCGAGGATCTCGGAGAGACGGGGCGAAGCGACTCGCGTCAGCGCGGCGAGCGTCGTCCGCGCCGTGACGACGAGCGCGGCCGCTCAGGCGGACGAGGCGGGCGCTCCGGTGGTCGCGGCGGCGAACGTCAGGCCTCGGGTGGCTCGAGCGAGCGTCGCCCGCGCCGTGACGCCGCGAGCACCGAGGGCTCCGGCGGTTCGTCGCAGCCGCGCCGACGTCGCCGTCGCACCCGCGGTGGCGCGGGTGAGACGTCTGCCGCCGACTGA